The Prunus persica cultivar Lovell chromosome G7, Prunus_persica_NCBIv2, whole genome shotgun sequence genome has a segment encoding these proteins:
- the LOC18771902 gene encoding protein cornichon homolog 1 isoform X2, translated as MAWDLIYWLICFCIDLALFASSLYQYVMLTDLEADYINPYELSSRINQLVVPEFVVHIVFCALFLVTQHWFMFLITVPITCYIVMLFVKQQHLIDVTEVFRVLNTEKKCRLVKLGFYFSLLAIIIVRITIAAFNSLTSEEHAVNIF; from the exons ATGGCTTGGGATTTGATCTATTGGCTTATCTGCTTCTGCATCGACCTTGCCCTCTTCGCCTCAAGCCTTTACCAG TACGTGATGCTAACGGATTTGGAGGCTGACTATATCAACCCTTACGAATTATCATCTCGCATCAATCAATTGGTTGTCCCTGAGTTTGTAGTGCATATAGTCTTCTGTGCGCTTTTCCTCGTGACACAGCATTGGTTCATGTTCCTGATTACAGTCCCCATTACTTGCTATATTGTGATGTT GTTTGTAAAACAGCAGCATCTTATTGATGTCACTGAAGTCTTCAGGGTTCTTAATACTGAGAAGAAGTGCCGGCTTGTCAAACTTGGTTTTTACTTTTCTCTCCTCGCTATCATCATTGTCAG GATTACAATAGCTGCTTTCAACTCTTTGACTAGTGAGGAACATGCTGTGAATATATTTTGA
- the LOC18771902 gene encoding protein cornichon homolog 1 isoform X1, with the protein MAWDLIYWLICFCIDLALFASSLYQYVMLTDLEADYINPYELSSRINQLVVPEFVVHIVFCALFLVTQHWFMFLITVPITCYIVMLFVKQQHLIDVTEVFRVLNTEKKCRLVKLGFYFSLLAIIIVRLAISGILFPRSGSEEFDLRASFLEF; encoded by the exons ATGGCTTGGGATTTGATCTATTGGCTTATCTGCTTCTGCATCGACCTTGCCCTCTTCGCCTCAAGCCTTTACCAG TACGTGATGCTAACGGATTTGGAGGCTGACTATATCAACCCTTACGAATTATCATCTCGCATCAATCAATTGGTTGTCCCTGAGTTTGTAGTGCATATAGTCTTCTGTGCGCTTTTCCTCGTGACACAGCATTGGTTCATGTTCCTGATTACAGTCCCCATTACTTGCTATATTGTGATGTT GTTTGTAAAACAGCAGCATCTTATTGATGTCACTGAAGTCTTCAGGGTTCTTAATACTGAGAAGAAGTGCCGGCTTGTCAAACTTGGTTTTTACTTTTCTCTCCTCGCTATCATCATTGTCAG ACTGGCCATCTCTGGAATATTATTTCCGAGGTCCGGATCTGAAGAATTTGACCTTCGTGCCTCTTTTCTAGAATTCTAG